The DNA window TGCTCTAATGCGTTTATTCTATTGGCACCCACATGGTTCAGGTTACGACTGTACGAAGGCGTTTCGAACGATATCGAGGTCGTCGTCAGGTTAAACATAGCTTTGTGCGCGTGCGTTACTGCGTCCATTCTATTGGCACCCACATGGGCTGTGTTGCGACTCTGTTCAAGGCGTTCCGAAGCTGGTTGAAAGCGTTATCGAGGTCGTCGTTCACAATAGTCAGGTCGAACACGTGGCCATACTCCTGTTCCAGAACTTCTCCTGCTTTAATCATATCGTGAAGGTCTTCATCCTagcaagaaaaacaaatcatgtttttatttgttgtcTTATTGCTTTTATCGGCTTGACCCAGTGCGACAGCACTATTACGTACGAGTTTACGAGAAAGACCTAGTACGTCGAGTGATGTGAAGAGGGGTGAGTGGAGGCTAGCATTCTTCCAGATCTAACGTCGTTAGTCGTTAATTCAGGGACGTATAGCAAATAAGGTGTGTGGcgcctccctcccccccccccccccatagatCCCAGggacccccccacccccacccttaGATCCCTGGGACGGATATCCAGtttgtctttttgtgtgtgtgcgtATATACGTTAGTATGCGCATGTAAGAGGGTGAATGAGTCATGCCCCGTGTGTGACAGGCGTTGTCTATTTCTATAACTATCGCATCCCATTGCGCCTATCCGACTTGTTCTTGACAGTGAACCCTGCCTCATTCCTTAGAATAACCCACTCTTTAGCGCCTATCCGACTTATCTTTGAGCGTTACACGTGTTAACAAAGCTTTGTCTACCCTCAGACCTTAAAATATCGCATTCTTTTGCGCCTATCTGACTTGTTAGGTACCATGGTGGCTGGTGAAACGGAGCATTTATCTGCCCTCATACCTTGAAATATCGCATCTCTTTGCTTCTATCCGACTTTTTCTTGACCGTGACTCGTGTAAAcgaagcttttttttttaatctcaaACCTTAAAATTGCCCATCCTTTAAGGCTATCCGACCTTTCTTGACCGTGACTCGTGTAAACgaagcctttttttttactctcaAACCTTAAAATTACCCATTCTTTAAGGCTATCCGACCTTTCTTGACCGTTACACGTGTAAAcgaagcttttttttttactctcaAACCTTAAAATTACCCATCCTTTAAGGCTATCCGACCTTTCTTGACCGTTACACGTGTAAACGAAGCTTTTCTTCCCTCATACCTTGCAATACTGCATTTGACTCTGCCCCTAACCGACATATTCGTGACCATACCTTGAAATATCGCATCCCTTTGCGCCTATCCGATTTATTCTTGACAGTGACTCGTGTACTGCGGAGTGTTTCTAGTGAAGGTGGCTTGATATACACAAAGTATGGCTTGTATTCCTTGCGACGTAAAATCTTGGCCGCCTGTCAATAAAACAGTTCACAACAGCTACTCATAATAGTTATGTAAAGAGAGATCTCGAACGTTGGGAGGGCCGGCACAACATCATATCTATAAAGCAATcacagccaaattcgttgttgcgtgACCTCgagaatccaaaatccttgtctcgtttgggaatagcgcgtagtcagacacaagctttgggggcggtttgtctggttttgattgtttggtttgattgactacgcgctattaccaaacgaagaaaggaattttcgatTCTGGCAGGTCGCGCAGCagcgaatttggctataacaATTTTCAAACACATTCTCATTTTTCCTTAATTTTATCTCAGTGCTACCGCTGCTGCGGGGATTCTGGAAGGttgcgcaacaacgaatttggctataaaggATTAGAAAAAGTCGTCTGGTTTTgatgtttggtttgattgactatgcgctattcccaaacaaagaaaggaattttcgattctgggaggtcgcgcaacaacgaatttggcaaTAAGCCTTAGACATTCCGAGATAAAACAAGGAATTTAGGATTATTCCGAGAATAGAACACCACAAGCTTTGGGTTATTTTGAGAATAAAACACGGGCTGTATGACTATTTCAAGAACAAACATGGGCTGTATAATTTATTGAATGGCCACGAGCACTAGAGTTATTCCGAGAATAGAACACGGGCTGTAGGATTATTTCGAGAATAGAACACGGGCTGTAGGATTATTCCGAGAATAGATTACGGGCTGTAGGATTATTCCGAGAATATAACATGGGATGTAGGATTATTCCGAGAATAGAACACGGGCTGTAGGATTATTTCGAGAATAGAACACGGGCTGTAGGATTATTCCGAGAATAGAACACGGGCTGTAGGATTATTTCGAGAATAGAACACGGGCTGTAGGATTATTCCGAAAATAGATCACGGGCTGTAGGATTATTCCGAGAATATAACATGGGATGTAGGATTATTCCGAGAATAGATCACGGGCTGTAGGATTATTCCGAGAATATAACATGGGATGTAGGATAATTCCGACAATAGATCACGGGCTGTAGGATTATTCCGAGAATAGATCACGGGCTGTAGGATTATTCCGAGAATGGATCACGGGCTGTAGGATTATTCCGAGAATAGATCACGGGCTGTAGGATTATTCCGAGAATTAAACACGGGCTGTGGGATTATTCCGAGAATAGATCACGGGCTGTAGGATTATTCCGAGAATTAAACACGGGCTGTGGGATTATTCCGAGAATAGATCACGGGCTGTAGGATTATTCCGGAAATAGATCACGGGCTGTAGGATTATTCCGAGAATTAAACACGGGCTGTGGGATTATTCCGAGAATTAATCACCGGCTGTAAGATTATTTCGAGAATAGAATACTAGCTGTATGACTTCTAAAATGGACCACAGGCTCTAGGATTTTGAGAGTAAAGCACGAGAAGGTGGATCTCCAGAATGAAGATAGGGCGTCTCGTGAACAGGCAACAGGAATCACCCATTTCTAACTATCTCCCCCATCACTTCTACTACATCCTTCGTACCTTGGGTTGAACTTTTAGGATGCACATCTTTCCAGTGCGAATTACTCTTTTGATAGAGTCTACTGACGTCCCGTACAGGCACTTTCGGAACTCGCCGTACTCGATGAACTTGCTATTTTGTGCGTAGTTTTCCATGGTAGTGCGTGACACGAAGTAATACTCTCGACCGTTTGCCTCGTATGGACGCATCCTCCGAGAGGTATCTGTAAGGGTCAAACAAAAATACTTAAGAGCTGTCGGTCCGACTTGCGTTACGCGTGGTTCCGTAGACTTTGAAACCATGTGCAAATGATATGTTCATCTCAGAAGTGAATAAAATCCTCTTGAAGCACGGTGAATCTCAACCCATCCCACACCTAAAACGGCTCAATTCAATTTCTCAAGTATCAGATAATAcagggaaagttgtattttcaaatcaaaaaacaaaacaacatcgCAAACAAGTCAAACCGTTTCATAAACGATGGGAAAATACCGATTTATTGTATTCTTACGCGGTACGGCCGTTGTATATAGCTCGTTGTCACAAGCAAGCAGTCTTTTCTTCAATTCATTCCTCCCTACTCCTGGCGGCCCTTGAAAAAAAACGTGTTGTCAGCTTGGATTTCTTTGAAAGCATGGGCAAAGTTAGAAACTGAAGAAACAGCAGTTGCTGATCTCGTACCAATCAATATTACCAGCCGGTGTTTATCGTTGACTGGAGAAAACATTGTCACTTCCTCATACGTTAGTGCTTTGTCGCCATCTGTGGACAGGTGGAGGCAATTGTTACTAGATCGTTACCTATCGTTGCAGTGGCGTGACATTTCGGGAGTGAGGTAACATGTGTTATGTGACAATGCCTTTAAATATCATTGCTTATCGTGACAATGGCGTAACATGTCTTGGTGGTGCCGTCGTTAGTGCCGTGACATGTGTCGTGACAATGCAGTGACATATCGTGACAATTGCGTGACATGTCTTGATAATGCCGTCGTTAGTCACGTGACAGGTGTCGTGACAAGGCCGTGGAATATCAGAGCATATTGTGACATATATCGCTATATATTGGGACAATCGTGACATGCCGTGATGGTGTCATGGCATGTCTAGAATGCCGTGACATGTTCCATGACAATCCGTGACATCATGGCATATCGTAACAGTGTTGTGACCTCGGGTTGCATGCCCCCGGGTCTTCTTCAATACGAATTAAATTTCAGTCAAACTGTCCCCGAAATTTGTCTTAAGTTCCCCTACACCCACTTTGTAGGCCAGCTCCCAACGCCACAACCAGGTGACAGTATGTTGTGATGTGACGTGAATGAACACCCACTTTGTAGGCCAGCTCCCAACGCCACAACCAGGTGACAGTATGTTGTGATGTGACGTGAATGAACACCCACTTTGTAGGCCAGCTCCCAACGCCACAACCAGGTGACAGTATGTTGTGATGTGACGTGAATGAACACCCACTTTGTAGGCCAGCTCCCAACGCCCCAACCAGGTGACAGTATGTTGTGATGTGACGTGAATGAACACCCACTTTGTAGGCCAGCTCCCAACGCCCCAACCAGGTGACAGTATGTTGTGATGTGACGTGAATGAACACCCACTTTGTAGGCCAGCTCCCAACGCCCCAACCAGGTGACAGTATGTTGTGATGTGACGTGAATGAACACCCACTTTGTAGGCCAGCTCCCAACGCCCCAACCAGGTGACAGTATGTTGTGATGTGACGTGAATGAACACCCACTTTGTAGGCCAGCTCCCAACGCCCCAACCAGGTGACAGTATGTTTTGATGTGACGTAAATGAATTAATCTTTGTACCTGTTTCATCCTTTTGAGCGTCCGATAATTTAtgctctttcttttttctcttcctCCATCTGAAGTTTTTAACATGATTGACACCtattttagataaaaaaaatttgattaTTTATATGGAAATCATTGTCATCAGAATTGTCATGATCATCGCGACCACCACCATCATGATCAGCATCAACAAAAACACCTTCAAAATAAATCcgcacacgagcgaatattttcTTACCACCGCTGCTATGTTTATGGTTTTCTGTTTCTGCGAACAGTCGATCAAATAGAAATCGcctgaagcaaaaaaaaagtaaattctTTTAAACTTTTGCAGTGTTAATACATATCAATacttgggtgaccttcaaacccgctcggtcaatctctgggaggcctgggtctaagggcttttcaatattagtgagataaaaatTGGCCAAGctgtcaggttttttttttttttttttacaaattcttgccacgagtctcaaattgacaggaatcaccatttttcaccatattttctggagatcagggagcgggaaaactttagctcttatAAATATAggcatcaatgaccatataaggcaatgcaaacgaaggacactatccttggggaatatgtttgatatgaaaTTACTGGAAGTATTACTTTTCTTGGAATTGCTTGCTCGGTACCAAGCCTATGGTGTTATTAACGTCGTCTTCCTTCCTTGcctgaaataaacaaaaatctGCTTATCATTTGAATtttaagggaggggggggggctgggagGGGTTCTTAGTTAAAATTTACACTCCATTTTTCGGACTGGAACACAAGGTGCATTCACTCACTCGCTCGCTcgctcactcactcactcatttatttatttatttatttattagctTCCACCATATGTGCGGAACACACAACGGCGGGGCCCCAAATTAAGTGTGCCAGTTTTATTTGCACTTAGTTTACAGCACTAGTAATGTTAAGTTCAAACTTAGAATCGAGAGGGTACGCATCTGAGGTTCAAAGGGTTCTAACCCTTAATGCGCAGGCGCCAGTAATGACGGCCATACGGATTCTCGCTCTGTACATTTTGGTAAATCTTTTGGTTTCTTGCCTGTGCTATCAACTCCATAATCCATCTACGTCATCTGGATTACCTCTACCATCATCGGGAGCAATTGTTTTCTGTTTACGGCGCGCGATTCAACCTTCCCGCTGACGGATTGCCGACTCAGGAGTTTTTAACTCCCGGCTACCTACCACCAAGTCGTGCAAACATGGAATGTCTGTCACTAGCTATTCCTGGCCACAATCCTCCGATCGATATCACTGTGTTTAATGATGTCAGGTTGAACCCCGGTCCTCGAGTAACCAACAGCCAGACGGATCAGGCCCTCGTGTGCGAGATTGATAATCGATCCCCATCTACAAGGGAAATCAACCCGCCATATTCAACCGTTGATTTGCATAATCGCGAAGAGCTCGTTTGTCCCATTATTCAATACTCAAGACGCCAACTGTATTCACTACGGCACCAGCGGTGTCCTTCGAATTCTGGGAATGAATTCTTCGCTAAGACCAAGCAGCTTGGAATTTTTAAATACAGAGGAAAACGATCTGGTAAGAAAGACAGGAACAGTTTATTACGAAGCTCAAAGAATCTCGCTGACCACGATAATTTACATACTGGCGTTACTACGACTACACGTTCGGCCGTACCCCAAGGGAACAGCTCCGGGACTACTCGCGCGGCTCAAATCCCGTCGGTGATGGTTTGTAACACCCGTTCTCTCGCTCAAAAAATCGACGAGCTCGAGAGTGTCTGCTCGCTGAACTCTGCTGACTCCGTCTGCGTTACCGAGACCTGGCTTCATGAGCAAATCCCAGACTCAGCAGTGCAGATGAGAGACTGTGTGTTGTTTCGCAAAGACCGCCCATCCCACAATGGTGGAGTCGCTGCGTACGTGAGATGCACCATCCCTTGTAAGAGACTGCCTGAGCTTGAGCTCTCTGGAGGCATTACCGAGACCCTGTGGCTCCAGATGAGACCTAGACGACTCCCTAGACCCGTCTCGCTCATGGTACTAGCTGTAATTTACCATCCGCCACGGGCTACTGCTGAGGATAATGAAGTCCTGTACAGACACATCCAGTCCTCAGTCGACACCCTATTGACATCCCACCCGGACTGCTTAATAGCGGTTACAGGGGACTTCAACCCAACCTCTACTCGCCTCTCAGCAGCTACTATTCGCCGTAAATGTGGCTTGACGCAAACCATCAAAGTCTTAACCCGGGATTCTGGTACTTTGGATTGGTTCCTGACAAATAGCCCGAAACGCTGGTCCTCTCCCCTCCAACTGCCCAAGATCAGCAACAGTGACCACTTTACTGTTATGATCCATCCAGCCACGCCCGCTGTGAAACCCGCAAAGTGTGCTGTCACTCTGCGCGATACCAGGGACAGTGTGATAGGAGGGTTTGGCCGCTGGCTAACGTCATACTCGTGGATGTCGTTGTACTCAATGTCATCTTGCAAAGAGAAGTGGGAGTTTTTCTCCCAAGTAATGTCGGCAGGAATAGACTACTTTCTACCCCTAAAGTCTGTCAGACTGCACAACACCGACAAGCCGTGGATTACTCCTCGAATCAAGACCCTTATATCTAGAAGGCAGTCCGCGCTCGCCGCGCACGGAAAGGATCCGCACGAGTTTCACAGTTGGCGCAACCAAGTCCAGACCGCTATCAAGAACAGCAAGCGCACCTATTACAACTCTAAAGTCAAGGGCCTCAAGGAAACTCGTGCTGACAAGTGGTGGTCGAACGTCAAAAGTCTCTCAGGATCATCCACCAGTCGTGACCAGTGGTACTGTCAACTGATCGATAGATCCAACATCACGCCCACTCTTGATCTCTGAAAATCAACCAGTTCTTTGTCGGACTGACGTCTGATTTCTCCCCTCTAACTCCAGCTGATGTTAGTAGTATCCAAGTACAGGAAATCCCAGACAGCTATTTAATCTCCCCAAGGGAAGCCGGCCTCGCCCTGCGCGCCATCCAGGTTAAAAAAGCCCCTGGTCCAGACGCTACTCCAAACGTCATATGGAAACTTTTCTCGTTTGAGCTGGCGCCggtagttgctgatatttacAACTCCTCACTGCGTGACGGCTTCATTCCACCAATACTTAAGCGCGCTGCTACGTGTCCGATCCCAAAACAGCGGCCCTCCAGTACGGTGGAAAACGATATTAGGCCTATTGCGCTGACGTGCCAAGTAGCCAAGGTGATGGAGGGTTTTACCCTCAGCAGGATTCTTCCCCCTATTATGCGCAAGCTCGACCGCAACCAGTTTGCAGCCAGTGGGAAATCTACAACAGATGCActtgtttatttattgcaCATCCTGCTTTATAACCTGGATCGTGGGAACTGTGCTGGGTATTTATTTTTCGCAGACTTCAAAAAAGGTTTCGACCATATCGACCAAAAGATTCTCCTGGACAAGCTTCGCGGTTATGACCTCCACCCCTGTATTGTGCGCTGGATCGCTGCATTCCTCGAGGGCAGCACCCAATTTGTCAAGATCTCGGATTTGTCCTCAAGCCTTCACGCCATCAATGGAGGTATTCCGCAGGGGACCAAATTTGGCCCAATTCTCTTCGCCGTTATGGTAGACGACCTTATGAGAAAATGGTTCCCGCGTGCGAAATTTGTCGACGACTTAACTATTCTTGAGATCGTCCCAaggaactcccccccccccccccccccccggtgaTGAACTACTTAGTTAGTGACATTTACCAGTTTGCATCCAACAATAATATGGTGCTTAATCCGAAAAAATGTAAATCTATGGCGGTTGACTTTCTTGACTATAACAGCTGCGAGGTGGTCTCCCATTTTCATCGGTGACACGGTCGTAGAACGCGTACGTAGTTTTAAGCTGCTCGGACTTACCATCACAGACGACCTGAAATGGGAGGCCCATTGCGATGTTATAGTCAAGAAAGCCAACAAGCGACTATACGCCCTAAGGCAACTGAAAAAATCCGGCGTCTCCCATAATAATCTCGTGGGCGTCTATTGTTCGTTAATCAGATCAATAGTCGAATACGGCTGCGTCGTATTCGCCAATCTGCCAATGTACCTATCATCATCCCTGGAACAAACCCAGAAGCGTGCATTGCGGATTATTTTTCCAGACACTTCTTACGATAATGCATTAGTGTCAGCTGGTCTCCTGACTTGGGACGCGCCGCAATAATCTATGCCGCCAGTATGTAGCCAACCTTCCACCCGAGCATCCCGTCCTACAGCTGATGGACTCGAGGACATGTGTAGTACCCGCCAAATACAGTCTTAGGTCGGGTACTACGAGGCGCATACAGATGACAAAAACCAAAAGACTAAACGATTTTGTAACTGTAAAATATGTTAATTGTCAATTGTGTGTACTGTAAGTTTGTTGGCGCTCTCCCTGCAATTCAGTCTCAACTGCAATAGGgaataataaacatatattattattattattattattattattattattattattattattattattattattattattattattattattattattattattattattattattattattattattatattattaacaCTCTccctcaattgtagacaatttttttgataaaagaGACAAAGGGATAGCAAAAGGGAAACTCCACGAAATTCGGATGTGTTCGCAATTTTAAGCCAAAATATGTGCTCCCCCTCTTTGAATTCCCGATTGCGGAtttgcatttaattttaagggagaggggaggggagggggatgtTAATAACAAGCTGGCGCTTTTGTAAGCTGGGCgttttaaagaaggccaatcacgccgccattttacgcttCCGCTCAATTCCTAGTCACAAAAAGCATCCCTTTCCATTggcttattcaagcaagtaaccaaaatattttaaataaaatatagtCAATAActtatcagacttcattcgtaaattactattttgaagtttccttgagaataaaccgctgtactttcaatgataacaataacaaaaggaGTGGTTAATGGACATTCTTTCACAAGGAAATTCCACCCCTTTTCTACCCACCTGCCACCAATTGGGGTCCTCTCTGCTCACGACTTGTAATATGTCCCCCTTAACAAGTGGAAGCCCCGCCTCTTTACACGGGATCAAGTCGTCGTTCGCAGGGTCGTAGTTAAACAAAGCGCGAAGACGCACCTTAGGATCGCAAAGACTCATGGTTAGTCCATAGTTATATTAAAGAGCCCTAATCAATCACACATTTGTTATCTTGTTTTCATTCCTATTTATTTAATGTCATTTGTTGAATTTCCACCGGTTATTTTGGTGCGGAAGGCACAGCAGAGCTAGGCTCCAAGTGCGCCACTTTTGTgaattgttagtaagcatagTGAGCTCTGGTCACTGTCAGGGGGGGTGTTCACTgccaggggaagggggggggggctggtcactgccagagggctTATCTGACTTGCAGGCACATGAGAACTGTTTTATTTCTTACGCATGTGTTTGATGGTTCACGCATTGGATTTATTTCCTCTATCGCTTATATGTTACCAAACTTTTTTTACTTGTGTGCTTGCGTAATTGTTTTACCTTAGTGTCTGCCGTTGATTTTCTATCGACAGCTTTCATTGGTATGACTTTGAATAGCACAGACCCGGAGAGTCTTTCCTGGTGATAAAAACAAGACGTTCGGAGGACAATAGGAAATTCTACTATTCTCTTTAACGTTCTCACACAATCTTTAAAGGGTAGACTTGTATAcagtttgacaaaaggttgccttcaaccggcttcgcgactacgcgacaatcccgcatgtaagcatgggtaaaaagcACTGAGAAGCGCCTAgttgcatatattagccaacGCATAACTTAAGGCATAGAGGTGGCAGCTATATGGATTTTGTATTtctacccatgcttacatgcgggcttgtcgcgtaatcgcaaagccggttgagGACAATCTTTTGTCAATCGGCTGTATGCTGCCTCACACGGGATTACACACAGAAAAGAATTAAAACCAACATAGACCCTCTTCTCCCGGTAGACCGTCTGTCGTCAAGAAGCGTCTCcactttttatcaaaatacCCTTTTTATGCCATGCTCATAGGAACATATAAGGTCCTGACATGATTACTTACTTTGATAAGAGGAAGCGAAAAGTCAGAAAACCGCGAGAGTTCTATTCATAAATAAAACGATGATAACGTAGTCCTGGCCCTGGGGGTATACTTCAGAATTAGACTACGAGTTTgcgttttctatgagtcaatagatagtcaacgaggcgcgtaggctcatagaaaactcgaacttatagtctaattgttttaaagTATCAATCCACTCATAAActaccttcaaataaatgacgattttaataattctcagtaataaataaccgGTTTTGTCGCGAAAACGCCGGCTACTtcgctactcactatctatggctcaatagatggtgagtacgggagccaatcaaattgcgagattcgtgatagtatgtgagCGGATTTACACTAAAGCTGAATATACCTAGGtgtccaaaataaaaaaaattatatagtTATGTCTTCCTCGTGGCTGGTAGAGGGATATAAAATCAATCTGCAACCCATGATGGAAAAAATAAGCTCTATTTTCGTAAATTTCTTCAACGAATTACGCGGCCTATGTCCATCAACCATCCAAGCCCCTTTATGACTAGGATATGGGAAATCTCAAAAAGCTCAAAATTAACCAACATCTTCGGTTTCATGGCCCGTCTACAGCCTTTCACAACAATCCCATCAACCGATGGGTGGGAAATGAGTGTGCTTTGTAGAAGTTTTCCAACCAATTCCATTTTATTAGAATgatcaaaattaaaatttaccATTATTTCCACCACTTCATTCGCTGTTTTGCCGATGACGCTTTGATTGTTAATTTCCTGTATGACATCGCCAACACCAAGTGTTCCTGGAAGTACAATTTGAATGCaactaaaaaaatagcctACCACCACCAGATTTTATTTTGAGAAGTGTAGAAGTCCGCACGTAAGCCCTAACATGAATGGCTAGATTACCCttattgttctattgtattcccgTTCTTCGTCTGTGTTGCATCAATCCAAACCAATCCAATGTGGTGAAATCTTCCGATAGCTTCTACATGGCCTATCATTTGACGTTCAGTTAttcgaaaaaaatgtttggttCACAAACGCACAAAGGCCGAGGTTCACTGGGTCCAAATTGATCCAGGGCTCCTCGTCTCTTTGTGTGCCACAGGATCACCGATGTTCGATAACAAATTATTTCCTATTAAACCTAAATAAGATCCAGCTAGCAGGCTATAAAAATACTAGACAAAATTGTATAGTAATTGATAGTAAGTCGGAACTTTGTTAAGGAATCTGGCTCATAATTTTATGACAATACGGTTCGATGACAGAACTGTCACGTCACTATGGTTACGTGAATATTCAGAcaccatccccccccccctccatttTGTAAAGATGTGTTAGTAGTgattattttatgtttatgCATTTACTCACCACTGCGGTCCACCATCCCGTCTCGCAGAATCCTAGCAACCACGATGTCACCCGTGTCCTCGTCGCATTTTACGGTCGCGCCCTGATAATCAATACAAAAAATATGATACACCTCATTCGAAATGCTGCACTCTCGTATGGCATCTACAATCAGGGAATTATATGGTTGATAAAATGATGTCCTGCCCAGATTCTCGCACATTACTCCTGTCCTTGTTAATCTACATTGGCTCCCTGTTGTCTTTAGAATCCGTTTCAAGATCCTTCTTCTTGTTCATCGCTGTCTCCACGGTTATGTTCCGGCCTACCTACAGTCCCTTTTAGAGCCTGGCCGATCTGAGGCATACAATCTAAGGTCAAACAAAG is part of the Nematostella vectensis chromosome 13, jaNemVect1.1, whole genome shotgun sequence genome and encodes:
- the LOC5519511 gene encoding MAGUK p55 subfamily member 7 isoform X2 produces the protein MASIPDPSFQRLISCLEEIRGKLENSKDDFRFLSSYFHSQEFKNLFKVHTSVSTKDIYRNTIERENASEMATQVLDTLGNLAQPDEEACELAQLLSNVHIQGMLSAYDRVAEIDVSQQNQESGTVIGDGGQRNENGYKGSDSDLELAVKYVRLIKSGKEPLGATVKCDEDTGDIVVARILRDGMVDRSGTLGVGDVIQEINNQSVIGKTANEVVEIMERLSGSVLFKVIPMKAVDRKSTADTKVRLRALFNYDPANDDLIPCKEAGLPLVKGDILQVVSREDPNWWQARKEDDVNNTIGLVPSKQFQEKRFLFDRLFAETENHKHSSGGVNHVKNFRWRKRKKKEHKLSDAQKDETDGDKALTYEEVTMFSPVNDKHRLVILIGVGRNELKKRLLACDNELYTTAVPHTSRRMRPYEANGREYYFVSRTTMENYAQNSKFIEYGEFRKCLYGTSVDSIKRVIRTGKMCILKVQPKAAKILRRKEYKPYFVYIKPPSLETLRSTRVTVKNKSDRRKGMRYFKDEDLHDMIKAGEVLEQEYGHVFDLTIVNDDLDNAFNQLRNALNRVATQPMWVPIEWTQ
- the LOC5519511 gene encoding MAGUK p55 subfamily member 7 isoform X1, coding for MASIPDPSFQRLISCLEEIRGKLENSKDDFRFLSSYFHSQEFKNLFKVHTSVSTKDIYRNTIERENASEMATQVLDTLGNLAQPDEEACELAQLLSNVHIQGMLSAYDRVAEIDVSQQNQESGTVIGDGGQRNENGYKGSDSDLELAVKYVRLIKSGKEPLGATVKCDEDTGDIVVARILRDGMVDRSGTLGVGDVIQEINNQSVIGKTANEVVEIMERLSGSVLFKVIPMKAVDRKSTADTKVRLRALFNYDPANDDLIPCKEAGLPLVKGDILQVVSREDPNWWQARKEDDVNNTIGLVPSKQFQEKRFLFDRLFAETENHKHSSGGVNHVKNFRWRKRKKKEHKLSDAQKDETDGDKALTYEEVTMFSPVNDKHRLVILIGPPGVGRNELKKRLLACDNELYTTAVPHTSRRMRPYEANGREYYFVSRTTMENYAQNSKFIEYGEFRKCLYGTSVDSIKRVIRTGKMCILKVQPKAAKILRRKEYKPYFVYIKPPSLETLRSTRVTVKNKSDRRKGMRYFKDEDLHDMIKAGEVLEQEYGHVFDLTIVNDDLDNAFNQLRNALNRVATQPMWVPIEWTQ
- the LOC5519511 gene encoding MAGUK p55 subfamily member 7 isoform X3 — translated: MPFVSLQLNASGRRFKLIPVHTSVSTKDIYRNTIERENASEMATQVLDTLGNLAQPDEEACELAQLLSNVHIQGMLSAYDRVAEIDVSQQNQESGTVIGDGGQRNENGYKGSDSDLELAVKYVRLIKSGKEPLGATVKCDEDTGDIVVARILRDGMVDRSGTLGVGDVIQEINNQSVIGKTANEVVEIMERLSGSVLFKVIPMKAVDRKSTADTKVRLRALFNYDPANDDLIPCKEAGLPLVKGDILQVVSREDPNWWQARKEDDVNNTIGLVPSKQFQEKRFLFDRLFAETENHKHSSGGVNHVKNFRWRKRKKKEHKLSDAQKDETDGDKALTYEEVTMFSPVNDKHRLVILIGPPGVGRNELKKRLLACDNELYTTAVPHTSRRMRPYEANGREYYFVSRTTMENYAQNSKFIEYGEFRKCLYGTSVDSIKRVIRTGKMCILKVQPKAAKILRRKEYKPYFVYIKPPSLETLRSTRVTVKNKSDRRKGMRYFKDEDLHDMIKAGEVLEQEYGHVFDLTIVNDDLDNAFNQLRNALNRVATQPMWVPIEWTQ